Proteins from one Buchnera aphidicola (Kurisakia onigurumii) genomic window:
- a CDS encoding flagellar basal body P-ring protein FlgI translates to MYKNICRIIFLLCTFFIPAISYSQTIREVASIQGIREYQLIGYGLVVGLNGTGDEMVNNPFTYKTLEDMLHNLGTKIFSNNIPQIKNIASVIVIGNMNSLSQEGEKIDVVVSSIGNAKNLNGGILLMTPLKGINNKVYAIAQGRIEQNNKLTNKNINNYKEINNFFTTKNTGTIFKGGIIQRKNIYSLNEFGNFKLQLKEENYNLIQKICSTINRHYFNMAKPINSKIIQLNMYSKNISDRVKILSKLESLEIDNFLNIEKTKNNTVFFNNINRSFFFNKNIKLNSFFLSYKNFFIIFNNKKLIILNKTEKNYIKKIFTKNVTLINLIYYLNKSHFPKQDIVYLLKFMQKSHFLTNNIEIL, encoded by the coding sequence ATGTATAAGAATATATGTAGAATAATTTTTTTATTATGTACATTTTTTATTCCTGCTATTTCATATTCTCAAACAATTCGTGAGGTAGCATCTATTCAGGGAATTAGAGAATATCAACTAATTGGATATGGTTTAGTAGTTGGTTTAAATGGTACTGGGGATGAAATGGTAAATAATCCGTTTACATATAAAACGTTAGAGGATATGTTACATAATTTAGGAACAAAAATTTTTTCCAATAATATCCCGCAAATAAAAAATATAGCTTCAGTCATTGTTATCGGAAATATGAATTCATTATCACAGGAAGGTGAAAAAATAGATGTAGTTGTATCTTCTATAGGAAATGCAAAAAATTTAAATGGAGGTATTTTACTAATGACTCCTTTAAAAGGAATAAATAATAAAGTGTATGCTATTGCTCAAGGAAGAATAGAACAAAATAACAAATTAACAAATAAGAATATTAACAATTATAAAGAAATAAACAATTTTTTTACTACAAAAAATACAGGAACAATATTTAAAGGAGGTATCATTCAAAGAAAAAATATATATTCTTTAAATGAATTTGGTAATTTTAAGTTACAATTAAAAGAAGAAAACTATAATTTAATTCAAAAAATATGTTCTACTATTAATAGACATTATTTTAATATGGCAAAACCAATAAATTCAAAAATAATTCAGTTAAATATGTATTCAAAAAATATTTCTGATCGAGTAAAAATATTATCTAAATTAGAATCTTTAGAAATAGATAATTTTTTAAATATTGAAAAAACAAAAAATAATACAGTATTTTTTAATAATATAAATCGATCATTTTTTTTTAATAAAAATATAAAATTAAATTCTTTTTTTCTTTCATATAAAAATTTTTTTATTATATTTAATAATAAAAAATTAATTATTTTAAATAAAACAGAAAAAAATTATATTAAAAAAATATTTACAAAAAATGTTACTTTAATTAATTTGATATATTATTTAAATAAATCACATTTTCCTAAACAAGATATTGTATATCTGTTAAAATTTATGCAAAAATCCCATTTTTTAACTAATAATATAGAAATATTATAA
- the murJ gene encoding murein biosynthesis integral membrane protein MurJ, with translation MNLLKSIFSIGFITLFSKILGFFRDVLIAQMFGAQIYTDAFFLSFKVPNYLKKFFSEGIFFQAFLPILIGYKNNKKNNKFLKKFVSSVFCATIIIVSLISVVGIFFSKYIVLIIAPGFDINTIKFSLTVHLLQIMFPYVLFSSLAIFISSILHSYNYFLIPALSPVIFNIILISCVYFVSSYFFIPIFSLAWGVILGSIFQFIYQIPFLKKINMLVIPKINIFQIKLLKLIKILSPIVLGFFISQLSFLFNSFFSSYIASGSISWIYYANRIMEFPVGIIGISLSTVLLPFLSKIFSRGNQKDYNNLLDWGLRLSIVLGIPCSIIIGIFSYPIIVSLFQYGYFNYFDSIMTSKALSAYSIGLMAFILIKIVSPAFYSRQNLKIPINSYIISIILTQCMNFLLVVKYRHVGLIFSSVIGSWIHFVILIYYLFKKKFFIPCNKWKKFFYRILISSISMIFFLILFLKLINVWNEGSNIFRITRLFIILFISIFIYTMTLFFLGYNIKYNKKLY, from the coding sequence ATGAATTTATTAAAATCAATTTTTTCTATTGGATTTATTACTCTATTTTCTAAAATTTTAGGTTTTTTTCGCGATGTTTTAATTGCTCAAATGTTTGGAGCACAAATATATACTGATGCTTTTTTTTTATCTTTTAAAGTACCTAATTATTTAAAAAAATTTTTCTCTGAAGGAATATTTTTTCAAGCATTTCTTCCAATTTTAATTGGATATAAAAATAATAAAAAAAATAATAAATTTCTTAAAAAATTTGTTTCGAGTGTTTTTTGTGCAACAATTATAATTGTTTCTTTAATTAGTGTTGTAGGTATTTTTTTTTCAAAATATATAGTTTTAATTATTGCTCCTGGTTTTGATATTAATACCATTAAATTTAGTTTAACAGTACATTTATTACAAATCATGTTTCCATATGTACTATTTTCTTCATTAGCTATCTTTATTTCATCTATATTACATTCTTATAACTATTTTTTGATACCCGCTTTGTCACCTGTTATTTTTAATATAATTCTAATTTCTTGTGTATATTTTGTTAGTTCATATTTTTTTATTCCTATATTTAGTTTAGCATGGGGTGTAATTTTAGGATCTATATTCCAATTTATATATCAGATTCCATTTTTAAAAAAAATAAATATGTTAGTAATACCTAAAATAAATATTTTTCAAATCAAATTACTAAAATTAATAAAAATATTATCTCCTATAGTATTAGGATTTTTTATTAGTCAATTATCTTTTCTTTTTAATAGTTTTTTTTCTTCATATATTGCTTCAGGTTCAATATCTTGGATATATTATGCAAATAGAATCATGGAGTTTCCTGTTGGTATTATAGGAATATCGTTAAGTACAGTATTACTACCTTTTTTATCTAAAATTTTTTCCCGTGGTAATCAAAAAGATTACAATAACTTATTGGATTGGGGGTTAAGATTATCAATAGTATTAGGAATTCCTTGTTCAATAATTATTGGTATTTTTTCCTATCCTATTATTGTTTCTTTGTTTCAATACGGATATTTTAATTATTTTGATAGCATAATGACTTCAAAAGCATTATCAGCTTATTCTATAGGTCTTATGGCTTTTATTTTAATAAAAATTGTATCTCCAGCTTTTTATTCAAGACAAAATTTAAAAATACCCATAAATTCTTACATTATATCTATAATTTTAACACAATGCATGAATTTTTTACTGGTAGTAAAATACCGTCATGTTGGTTTAATTTTTTCTTCTGTTATCGGATCATGGATTCATTTTGTAATATTAATATATTATTTATTTAAAAAAAAATTTTTTATACCTTGTAATAAATGGAAAAAATTTTTTTATAGAATATTAATTTCATCTATATCTATGATATTTTTTTTAATATTATTTTTGAAATTAATAAATGTTTGGAATGAAGGTTCAAATATTTTTAGAATAACAAGATTATTTATTATTTTATTTATTTCTATATTTATTTATACAATGACATTATTTTTTTTAGGTTATAATATAAAATATAATAAAAAATTATATTAA
- the flgG gene encoding flagellar basal-body rod protein FlgG, with translation MFPSLWIAKTGLDAQQMNMDIIANNLANVSTNGFKKSRPIFEDLIYQNLRDSGSNSSKNTVIPVGLQIGTGVRPLSTEKIFTQGNLLKTDSNKDISINGKGFFQVLLPEGKTAYTRDGSFQINNKGQFVNNNGFVIHSSGGIFIPENATSINIGKDGIITTKFQGSHQNFNSGQLNIVSFMNESGLENLGGNLYQETDASGPAIENIPGTNGLGSLYQGYTETSNVNVAEELINMIRTQRSYEINSKAINISDQMLQKLTQL, from the coding sequence ATGTTTCCATCTTTATGGATAGCAAAAACAGGGCTAGATGCCCAACAAATGAATATGGATATTATTGCTAATAATTTAGCTAACGTAAGTACAAATGGTTTTAAAAAGTCTCGTCCTATTTTTGAAGATTTAATTTATCAAAACTTAAGAGATTCTGGATCTAATTCTTCTAAAAATACTGTTATTCCTGTAGGATTACAAATTGGTACTGGTGTGCGACCACTTTCTACAGAAAAAATTTTTACACAAGGGAACTTATTAAAAACTGATTCCAATAAAGACATATCTATAAATGGAAAAGGTTTTTTTCAAGTATTGTTACCAGAAGGAAAAACTGCTTATACCAGAGATGGATCATTTCAAATTAATAATAAAGGTCAATTTGTAAACAATAATGGTTTTGTAATACATTCATCTGGAGGTATTTTTATACCTGAAAATGCAACGAGTATTAACATTGGAAAAGATGGTATTATAACAACTAAATTTCAAGGAAGTCATCAAAATTTTAATTCTGGTCAATTGAATATTGTATCTTTTATGAATGAATCTGGTCTAGAAAATTTAGGAGGTAATTTATATCAAGAAACAGATGCTTCTGGACCTGCTATTGAAAATATTCCAGGAACAAACGGATTAGGATCTTTATATCAAGGGTATACAGAAACATCTAATGTTAATGTAGCAGAAGAATTAATTAATATGATTAGAACTCAAAGATCATATGAAATAAATAGTAAAGCAATTAATATTTCAGATCAGATGTTACAAAAATTAACTCAATTATAA
- a CDS encoding flagellar basal body L-ring protein FlgH, with product MSKKKDKNYYSLFENQKKYHVGDIITISLEENIRAKNNSFTNSDNTTNSAFGLNSFPLFINKIFKINYNKAVFDQSNKSFDSNSGTTGATDSLKGLITVTVTKILENGNIQVAGEKQIGINNTTEYIRFTGVINPKSIEKDNIVSSNKVANTYIEYTNTGYDNSYSASKWLKNWFLSLLPV from the coding sequence ATGTCTAAAAAAAAAGATAAAAATTATTATTCTTTATTTGAAAATCAAAAAAAATATCATGTTGGAGATATAATAACTATTTCTCTTGAAGAAAATATTCGTGCTAAAAATAATTCTTTTACCAATTCTGATAATACTACAAATTCCGCTTTTGGATTAAATTCATTTCCACTTTTTATTAATAAAATTTTTAAAATTAATTATAATAAAGCAGTTTTCGATCAGTCTAATAAAAGTTTTGATAGTAATTCAGGAACAACAGGTGCAACAGATTCATTAAAAGGTCTAATTACTGTAACAGTAACAAAAATATTAGAAAATGGAAATATACAAGTAGCAGGAGAAAAACAAATTGGTATTAATAATACTACTGAATATATTCGATTTACAGGAGTAATCAATCCTAAAAGTATAGAAAAAGATAACATAGTTTCTTCTAATAAAGTAGCAAATACATATATTGAATATACTAATACTGGGTATGATAATTCATATAGTGCATCTAAATGGTTAAAAAATTGGTTTTTAAGTTTACTACCTGTATAA
- the flgC gene encoding flagellar basal body rod protein FlgC has translation MSLYTTLNIVSSAMNAQTKKINTCAENLANSETFIYENGKYLPYQAKKVVMQFNCFDKRNKLIGGIKSKVVESKEKKGKLIYNPDHIFASKDGFVNYPNIDVISENINAMEAVRSYESNISLLNTIKYMILQTLSIGK, from the coding sequence GTGTCTTTATATACCACATTAAATATAGTATCATCAGCAATGAATGCACAAACTAAAAAAATTAATACTTGTGCTGAAAATTTAGCAAACTCAGAAACATTTATTTATGAAAATGGAAAATATTTGCCTTATCAAGCTAAAAAAGTCGTAATGCAATTTAATTGTTTTGATAAAAGAAATAAATTAATTGGTGGAATAAAATCAAAAGTTGTAGAATCGAAAGAAAAAAAAGGAAAATTAATATATAATCCTGATCATATTTTTGCATCAAAAGATGGTTTTGTTAATTATCCAAATATAGATGTAATATCTGAAAATATTAATGCAATGGAAGCAGTTCGTAGTTACGAATCTAATATATCACTTTTAAATACAATTAAATATATGATATTACAAACTTTAAGTATAGGAAAATAA
- a CDS encoding flagellar basal body rod C-terminal domain-containing protein: MDKAIYYAANKANFILNKQEINSNNITNISTPGFKEKFISILNKKINSNKNNKINNNIVEIFQPSFNNFPGVLKKTDKILDIALNKKDFWFSVLNENLKKTFFTRNGNISVNKKNELNILGNPILGDDNKKIIIPKNSNIKILQNGMIQVIIPNNLSVFNKVIDIGKIKVTYLNRDEIYQSNFGNLYLKKNIIKKNRIKKNNYKIFSGTLEDSNVSPTNSMVNMISNAREFEMNMKIISYCNEKEKMANQCMIVNN, translated from the coding sequence ATGGATAAAGCTATATATTATGCAGCTAATAAAGCTAATTTTATTTTGAATAAGCAAGAAATTAATAGTAATAATATTACTAATATTTCTACACCAGGATTTAAAGAAAAATTTATTTCAATTTTAAATAAAAAAATTAACTCTAATAAAAATAATAAAATAAATAATAATATTGTTGAAATTTTTCAACCAAGTTTTAATAATTTTCCAGGTGTTTTAAAAAAAACAGATAAAATATTAGATATAGCTTTAAATAAAAAAGATTTTTGGTTTTCTGTTCTTAACGAAAATTTAAAAAAAACATTTTTTACAAGAAATGGAAATATTTCAGTTAACAAAAAAAATGAATTAAATATTTTAGGAAATCCTATTTTAGGAGATGATAATAAAAAAATTATCATTCCAAAAAACAGTAATATTAAAATATTACAAAATGGAATGATTCAAGTAATTATTCCAAATAATTTATCTGTTTTTAATAAAGTAATAGATATAGGAAAAATAAAAGTAACATACTTAAATAGAGATGAAATATATCAATCTAATTTCGGAAATTTATATCTTAAAAAAAATATAATTAAAAAAAATCGAATTAAAAAGAATAATTATAAAATTTTTTCTGGAACATTAGAAGATAGTAACGTTTCTCCTACTAATAGTATGGTAAATATGATTAGTAATGCAAGAGAATTTGAAATGAACATGAAAATTATTTCTTATTGTAATGAAAAAGAAAAAATGGCCAATCAATGTATGATTGTAAATAATTAA
- the flgB gene encoding flagellar basal body rod protein FlgB translates to MPFNINEEFKINKDMLNLRSFQEEIIASNIANAGTKNYKARKINFQKEMKNIIDRNSKSNNIHINEKFNLEKSKYYSIPHVYTVKKANSINGNTVNMDEERINLIKNSLKYQEEIILLNNKIKNILLVLQE, encoded by the coding sequence ATGCCTTTTAATATTAACGAAGAATTTAAAATAAATAAGGATATGTTGAATTTAAGATCTTTTCAAGAAGAAATAATTGCATCTAATATTGCAAATGCAGGAACTAAAAATTATAAAGCAAGAAAAATAAATTTTCAGAAAGAAATGAAAAATATAATTGATAGAAATTCTAAATCTAACAATATTCATATTAATGAAAAATTTAATTTAGAAAAATCAAAATATTATAGTATACCGCATGTCTATACTGTTAAAAAAGCAAATTCAATAAACGGAAATACAGTAAATATGGATGAAGAAAGAATAAACTTAATTAAAAATAGTTTAAAATATCAAGAAGAAATTATTTTATTGAATAATAAAATTAAAAATATATTATTGGTATTACAGGAATAA
- a CDS encoding rod-binding protein — MKIYSKYIEDSYPFTLPADIKENYYNEKKNELSKNIESIFINIIIKSMRKTLNQNDLFSNEQSKFYTNIYDENLSSLISKKGFGISEIISKQLYENKKK, encoded by the coding sequence ATGAAAATATATTCGAAATATATAGAAGATAGTTATCCTTTCACACTACCAGCAGATATTAAAGAAAATTACTATAACGAAAAAAAAAATGAGTTATCAAAAAATATAGAAAGTATTTTTATAAATATTATAATTAAAAGCATGCGAAAAACACTTAATCAAAATGATTTATTTAGCAATGAACAATCAAAATTTTATACAAATATATATGACGAAAATTTATCTTCATTGATCAGTAAAAAAGGATTTGGGATTTCAGAAATAATATCAAAACAATTATATGAAAATAAAAAAAAATAA
- a CDS encoding Rne/Rng family ribonuclease — translation MKRMLVNATQKEETRVAWIDGKYLYNLDIEINRSKQKKSNIYKGIITRIEPSLEAIFIDYGFEKYGFLPFKEIYINNIENKISYKKKCKKIKNKFKIGETIIVQISKEERGNKGAALTTFITLAGIYLILMPNNPEIIGISKNIKGKDRKKIKKISSVLNIPKNIGIIFRTASLGKSIEDLQLDLKYRLKIWKKIEKKKINNIAPSLIYQERDIIIRSFQDSMIDSIEEIIFDNPKLLNIAYKYIKSLGRSDLKKKIKLYTGSISLFNFYQIESQINSAFQRKVILPSGGSIILDTTEALTAIDINSSRSTKGVNLEDTAFNTNLEAVYEIVRQLKFRDLGGLIVIDFIDMNILKNQRKIEKELKKLVIKDRAKVQIGSISRFGLLEMSRQHLNSSFKEFSHYTCPRCKGIGNIRDNESFSLYILRLIEQELLKENTKEVHVIVPIQIACYLLNEKRDFIYKIEKKKIGKKTFIIPNKLMETPQYSIFQIKKGEEFQYKSYNLEELYKKNNYQKIYKHNFIKEKYSNFTIQHIYNNRYIILKNFLLQLKKIFLKTKKISNFNYINNNLNLLLSIKKSNLYIKKTKNILYKKKKINYYYENNTKKKLYFLNFYKYYFLKVQKIMEKQKNIIFIFAIFIKKFFLNFQFLKKHEKKTYIQIYKKNLRIINFFLKYYNKNIIFKYKIFLNIKKINIFLLKKYKKNTLIIKNLLIDKKKKKYDLQCFQKKIKINFSNKKNFYKKNLNHSFLLKKKIILCNKNFFYIYQYYNIKIKNLFLNINNIKIFFNLKYFIFIHYNLKFIIRKKNKNIVIFGFLKKNNILYNFKDKINFNKKNSIYTISLMIYKSNQNNKKINSCKIIYILKSAGVHAATEYSSFPASIPYY, via the coding sequence AAGCTATTTTTATTGATTATGGTTTTGAAAAATATGGCTTTCTTCCTTTTAAAGAAATATATATAAATAATATAGAAAATAAAATTAGTTATAAAAAAAAATGTAAAAAAATAAAAAATAAATTTAAAATAGGAGAAACAATTATAGTACAAATTAGTAAAGAAGAAAGAGGTAATAAAGGAGCTGCATTAACTACATTTATCACTTTAGCAGGAATTTATTTAATTTTAATGCCAAATAATCCTGAAATTATAGGTATATCAAAAAATATTAAAGGAAAAGATAGAAAAAAAATAAAAAAAATATCATCAGTATTAAATATACCTAAAAATATAGGAATAATATTTAGAACAGCTAGTTTAGGAAAATCAATAGAAGATTTACAACTAGATTTAAAATATAGATTAAAAATTTGGAAAAAAATAGAAAAAAAAAAGATAAATAATATAGCACCAAGTTTAATTTATCAAGAAAGAGATATTATAATTAGATCATTTCAAGATAGCATGATCGATAGTATTGAAGAAATTATTTTTGATAATCCTAAATTATTAAATATAGCTTATAAATATATTAAATCATTAGGAAGATCTGATTTAAAAAAAAAAATCAAACTTTATACAGGTAGTATTTCTTTATTTAATTTTTATCAAATTGAATCACAAATTAATTCAGCTTTTCAAAGAAAAGTTATTTTACCTTCAGGTGGTTCAATTATATTAGATACAACAGAAGCATTAACTGCGATAGATATAAATTCATCACGTTCTACAAAAGGAGTAAATTTAGAAGATACAGCATTTAATACTAATTTAGAAGCTGTATATGAAATTGTAAGACAATTAAAATTTAGAGATTTAGGAGGATTAATTGTTATTGATTTTATTGATATGAATATATTAAAAAATCAACGAAAAATTGAAAAAGAACTAAAAAAATTAGTTATTAAAGACCGAGCTAAAGTACAAATTGGTTCTATTTCTCGATTTGGATTATTAGAAATGTCTCGACAACATTTAAATTCTTCTTTTAAAGAATTTAGTCATTATACATGCCCTAGATGTAAAGGAATTGGTAATATAAGAGATAATGAATCTTTTTCTTTATATATTTTAAGATTAATTGAACAAGAACTATTAAAAGAAAATACAAAAGAAGTGCATGTAATTGTACCTATTCAAATCGCTTGTTATTTATTAAATGAAAAACGAGATTTTATATATAAAATAGAAAAAAAAAAAATAGGTAAAAAAACTTTTATTATTCCTAATAAATTAATGGAAACACCACAATATTCCATTTTTCAAATAAAAAAAGGAGAAGAATTTCAGTATAAAAGCTATAATTTAGAAGAATTATATAAAAAAAATAATTATCAAAAAATTTATAAACATAATTTTATAAAAGAAAAATATTCAAATTTTACTATACAACATATTTATAATAATAGGTATATTATTTTAAAAAATTTTTTATTACAATTAAAAAAAATTTTTTTAAAAACAAAAAAAATTAGTAATTTTAATTATATAAATAATAATTTAAATTTACTTCTTTCAATAAAAAAAAGTAATTTATATATAAAAAAAACAAAAAATATTTTATATAAAAAAAAAAAAATAAATTATTATTATGAAAACAATACAAAAAAAAAATTATATTTTTTAAATTTTTATAAATATTATTTTCTTAAAGTACAAAAAATAATGGAAAAACAAAAAAATATAATTTTTATATTTGCAATTTTTATAAAAAAATTTTTTTTAAATTTTCAATTTTTAAAAAAACATGAAAAAAAAACTTATATTCAAATATATAAAAAAAATTTAAGAATAATTAATTTTTTTTTGAAATATTATAACAAAAACATTATTTTTAAATATAAAATTTTTTTAAATATAAAAAAGATAAATATTTTTTTATTGAAAAAATATAAAAAAAATACATTAATTATAAAAAATTTGTTAATAGATAAAAAAAAAAAAAAATATGACTTACAGTGTTTTCAAAAAAAAATAAAAATTAATTTTTCAAATAAAAAAAATTTTTATAAAAAAAATTTAAATCATTCATTTTTATTAAAAAAAAAAATAATTTTATGTAATAAAAATTTTTTTTATATATATCAATATTATAATATCAAAATAAAAAATTTATTTTTAAATATTAATAATATAAAAATTTTTTTTAATTTAAAATATTTTATTTTTATACATTATAATTTAAAATTTATTATTAGAAAAAAAAATAAAAATATTGTTATTTTTGGTTTTTTAAAAAAAAATAACATTTTATATAATTTTAAAGATAAAATTAATTTTAATAAAAAAAATTCTATTTATACTATTTCCTTAATGATTTATAAAAGTAATCAAAATAATAAAAAAATAAATTCTTGTAAAATTATTTATATTTTAAAATCAGCCGGAGTTCATGCAGCCACTGAATATTCTAGTTTTCCAGCTAGTATTCCTTATTATTGA
- a CDS encoding FlgD immunoglobulin-like domain containing protein: protein MFINTNTIPFKNLYQTESIKDAPLIQNNPSNFSSNLNIKNIIDKLPNVKNNVIRIVSEEFSHQDPINPNKNDNFVKRILDGFTSDAFLKIDKRMKHIDDELKDMIKMQKSRKKADAENKKIFKRRKARKRKKIRKVNNRELVKSDIVFYQKGTDTIRIGYKLPKNVRVVLMRISKIKTNEGVFYKKITTNAAGLNICNWDFKDYENNPVPYGTYKIKIYAKKNHDTFPIQPYVTKGAIY from the coding sequence ATGTTTATAAATACAAACACTATCCCTTTTAAAAATTTATATCAAACAGAATCAATAAAAGATGCTCCTTTAATTCAGAATAACCCTTCTAATTTTTCTTCAAATTTAAATATTAAAAATATAATAGATAAACTTCCTAATGTTAAAAATAATGTTATCAGAATTGTATCTGAAGAATTTTCACATCAAGATCCTATAAATCCGAATAAAAATGATAATTTTGTAAAAAGAATATTAGATGGTTTTACTTCAGATGCATTTTTAAAAATAGATAAAAGGATGAAACACATAGATGATGAATTAAAAGATATGATAAAAATGCAAAAAAGTAGAAAAAAAGCAGATGCAGAAAATAAAAAAATTTTCAAAAGACGTAAAGCTCGTAAAAGAAAAAAAATACGTAAAGTTAATAATCGTGAATTAGTAAAAAGTGATATTGTATTTTATCAAAAAGGAACAGATACAATAAGAATAGGATACAAATTACCAAAAAATGTTAGAGTTGTTTTAATGAGAATTTCTAAAATAAAAACTAATGAAGGAGTATTTTATAAAAAAATTACTACTAATGCAGCAGGATTAAATATTTGTAATTGGGATTTTAAAGATTATGAAAATAATCCAGTTCCTTATGGAACATATAAAATAAAAATTTATGCAAAAAAAAATCACGATACATTTCCTATTCAACCGTATGTAACTAAAGGAGCAATATATTAA
- a CDS encoding flagellar hook-basal body complex protein, giving the protein MPYISKINNLYNNFQQLYTINKNNSGLENIEKQKKNIVSKPKNFINMMNYSSFYKSCNSSNNNEENPPLDLKHINRKEKVLEVCVDDYGFFRTTDDDKRLYVTHDDTFHLDKKNNLVTSRGYYIEGYDAGKLSSNETPKAINFSKHMTIPGKTTNLISINTELNSNTDIKPFSKFDMHKNNSYNTVIPVFGYDIDGKKYEIKIFCVKRSPHTWELYPSFSNHRIFNKSFKIEFNEEGNIISKPIYKNIAFHKLGYPDTQNMIIDLRELKSKRMKSSNMSTTIKFLQNGKESYDLKDLEVNHSGMIYGIYTNNEKIPLKQLILIRLKNIKKIEYRGGFFWEIPKDKISPNNQEVSIPGSPRFGKILNKNSKEYEAYHESQLQIGREMRKQQEYGI; this is encoded by the coding sequence ATGCCATACATTTCAAAAATTAATAATTTATATAATAATTTTCAACAATTATATACTATTAATAAAAATAATTCTGGCTTAGAAAATATTGAAAAACAAAAAAAAAATATTGTTTCTAAACCTAAAAATTTTATAAATATGATGAACTATTCTAGTTTTTATAAATCTTGTAATAGTTCTAATAATAATGAAGAAAATCCTCCTTTAGATTTAAAACACATAAATAGAAAAGAAAAAGTACTTGAAGTATGCGTTGATGATTATGGATTTTTCAGAACTACTGATGATGATAAAAGATTATACGTAACCCATGATGATACATTTCATTTAGATAAAAAAAACAATTTAGTAACTTCAAGAGGATATTATATAGAAGGTTATGATGCAGGAAAATTATCTTCTAATGAAACACCTAAAGCTATTAATTTTAGTAAACACATGACTATACCAGGAAAAACAACCAATTTAATATCAATTAATACTGAATTAAATTCCAATACTGATATAAAACCATTTTCTAAATTTGATATGCACAAAAATAATTCCTATAATACAGTAATTCCAGTATTTGGTTATGATATTGATGGAAAAAAGTATGAAATAAAAATTTTTTGTGTTAAAAGATCTCCACATACATGGGAACTTTATCCATCATTTAGTAATCATAGAATATTTAACAAATCTTTTAAAATTGAATTTAATGAAGAAGGAAATATAATTTCTAAACCAATTTATAAAAATATTGCATTTCATAAATTAGGATATCCTGATACTCAAAATATGATAATAGATTTACGAGAATTAAAATCTAAAAGAATGAAATCTTCAAATATGAGTACAACAATAAAATTTTTGCAAAATGGAAAAGAATCATATGATTTAAAAGATTTAGAAGTAAATCATTCAGGAATGATATATGGTATATATACCAATAATGAAAAAATACCATTAAAACAACTTATATTAATAAGATTAAAAAATATCAAAAAAATAGAATATAGAGGTGGTTTTTTTTGGGAAATACCTAAAGATAAAATTTCTCCAAATAATCAAGAAGTTTCTATTCCAGGATCACCTAGATTTGGTAAAATATTGAATAAAAATTCCAAGGAATATGAAGCATATCATGAAAGTCAATTGCAAATAGGAAGAGAAATGCGAAAACAACAAGAATATGGTATATAA